In one window of Rhodopseudomonas palustris HaA2 DNA:
- a CDS encoding patatin-like phospholipase family protein, which produces MMDMLGADATRRERTEGKSVQMVGDAPAAGSTATLLLDEATMLAEEEAFLWPTTKPDYRAGLSLSGGGIRAATVALGVLEGLASRGLLQRIHYLSTVSGGGYIGSALSWFWCERRVVAEAALQKSRERTVHRFGADTASFPFQEERANASPVAEAAALNLKFLRQHGSYLTSGDGIGFAGLIMAVLRTVLLSLAVWMPLLIAIFLSFEVLDSFLSGASSDGELAAKCETAVGTTVFACRPSFIALLSLAGAVGVAIFIGTILFAFLGHLASIRASGKRGRWIALSASVGIGLAAHVIWKYNSSATLQPLLGAQLLLELFMIAAAISVAISQMSLPENWSYSLRRRFEKASSKGLPIAITAVSIGLLPLIVATLKLTDPSKLGAFEPVWGTVTLLSGVGTALYGYYLKAKSLLPGVAGKFFAIAGSLLFLSGLLILSFATARQLFLLNTNWALTGGAGLFMLSIAIGVAGSLNATGLHRFYRDRLMETFMPMTDAISQGTARQSDVADTLTVVDVVRSAEERGDRPYHLLNAHAILVNEPDDPKLALRGGDNFLISPAIIGSSATGWMRSRDYLRLQGPLTLASAMAASGAATNANAGYIGTGVTRDRFLSAVMSILNIRLGLWVGNPRWLAAKSLFGLQVLKAPTYFQPGLTAGILGFGHHRKAKFLELSDGGHFENLGLYELVRRRLDLIIVVDAEQDKDINLSALVSSHNRIKEDFGVALKFAPSDKGKGPELFLGEEAKNRYPRGLPLAKSPFMVARIEYPATKSGEPNKTGVLIYLKSTIVEGLDFATLGYRALNADFPHQTTADQFFDPDQFQAYRNLGLRSCEIMATALDLEANFDKPTELLKKYDDWKPGASADS; this is translated from the coding sequence ATGATGGACATGCTCGGGGCTGATGCGACGCGACGCGAGCGCACCGAGGGCAAGTCAGTGCAGATGGTTGGCGACGCGCCGGCGGCTGGGTCGACCGCGACATTGCTGCTCGATGAAGCCACAATGCTGGCGGAAGAAGAAGCGTTTCTATGGCCGACGACGAAACCTGACTACCGTGCTGGCCTCTCTTTGTCGGGAGGCGGCATCCGCGCCGCCACGGTGGCCCTCGGCGTGCTCGAGGGATTGGCGTCACGCGGTCTCTTGCAACGAATTCACTACCTGTCCACCGTGTCCGGCGGCGGCTATATCGGATCGGCATTGTCCTGGTTTTGGTGCGAACGCCGCGTGGTTGCTGAAGCGGCGCTGCAGAAGTCGAGAGAGCGCACCGTTCATCGTTTCGGAGCCGACACCGCCAGCTTCCCGTTTCAGGAGGAGCGGGCGAACGCGTCCCCGGTTGCGGAGGCGGCGGCCCTCAATCTCAAATTTCTTCGTCAGCACGGCTCGTATCTCACCTCGGGAGACGGCATCGGCTTCGCCGGCCTGATCATGGCCGTGCTGCGTACGGTGTTGCTGAGCCTCGCTGTCTGGATGCCGCTGCTGATTGCGATCTTCCTGTCCTTCGAGGTCCTGGATAGTTTTCTGTCGGGCGCAAGCTCGGATGGCGAGTTGGCGGCGAAATGCGAGACCGCTGTCGGAACTACCGTGTTCGCCTGCCGCCCTTCGTTCATTGCTCTCCTGTCATTGGCCGGCGCGGTCGGCGTCGCAATCTTTATTGGAACGATCCTTTTCGCGTTTCTCGGTCACCTGGCGTCAATCAGGGCGTCCGGCAAGCGAGGCCGTTGGATCGCACTCTCAGCTTCGGTCGGCATCGGCTTGGCCGCTCATGTGATCTGGAAATACAATAGTTCGGCAACGTTACAGCCGCTCTTGGGCGCCCAGCTTCTGCTGGAATTATTCATGATCGCGGCCGCGATCAGTGTGGCAATTTCCCAGATGTCGCTGCCCGAAAACTGGAGCTATTCGCTGCGACGACGTTTCGAAAAAGCCTCGAGCAAGGGTCTCCCGATCGCGATCACGGCAGTGTCTATCGGCCTTCTACCCCTAATCGTCGCCACCTTGAAGCTGACAGATCCGTCCAAACTCGGCGCTTTCGAGCCGGTTTGGGGAACCGTCACGCTGCTGAGTGGAGTCGGCACCGCACTTTACGGCTACTATCTCAAGGCCAAGAGTCTCTTGCCGGGCGTCGCCGGCAAATTCTTCGCGATAGCTGGGTCGCTGCTCTTCCTTTCGGGACTGCTTATTCTCTCCTTTGCTACCGCCCGGCAATTGTTTCTTCTCAATACAAACTGGGCTCTGACGGGAGGCGCGGGTCTCTTCATGCTGTCGATCGCCATCGGCGTCGCCGGCAGCCTCAATGCCACCGGCCTCCACCGGTTCTATCGCGATCGGCTGATGGAAACCTTCATGCCGATGACCGACGCTATCAGCCAGGGCACAGCGCGGCAAAGCGACGTTGCCGATACGCTCACCGTCGTCGATGTGGTGCGCAGCGCCGAGGAGCGCGGCGACCGGCCCTATCACCTGCTCAACGCCCATGCGATCCTGGTCAACGAGCCGGACGATCCGAAGCTGGCGCTCCGCGGCGGCGACAATTTTCTGATATCGCCGGCAATCATCGGCTCCTCGGCTACCGGCTGGATGCGCAGTCGCGACTACCTTCGGCTGCAGGGTCCGCTGACACTGGCCTCGGCAATGGCGGCCTCCGGCGCGGCCACCAATGCGAATGCCGGCTATATCGGAACCGGCGTGACGCGCGACCGTTTCCTCTCGGCGGTGATGTCCATCCTCAACATCAGGCTGGGACTGTGGGTCGGGAACCCGCGATGGCTCGCCGCTAAATCTCTGTTCGGCCTGCAAGTCCTGAAGGCTCCGACCTATTTCCAGCCCGGACTCACCGCCGGCATTCTCGGATTCGGTCACCACAGAAAGGCGAAATTCCTCGAACTCTCCGACGGTGGCCACTTCGAGAATCTCGGCCTGTACGAACTGGTGCGGCGGCGGCTCGACCTGATCATCGTGGTCGACGCTGAACAGGACAAGGACATCAACTTGTCGGCTCTGGTGTCGTCGCACAATCGCATCAAGGAAGACTTTGGCGTCGCTCTGAAGTTCGCCCCATCCGACAAGGGCAAGGGACCGGAACTCTTTCTCGGCGAAGAGGCCAAGAACAGATATCCGCGCGGCCTACCTCTCGCCAAATCGCCGTTCATGGTCGCGCGAATCGAATATCCCGCGACGAAGAGTGGCGAGCCCAACAAGACCGGCGTGCTGATCTATTTGAAATCGACCATCGTCGAGGGGCTGGATTTCGCCACCCTCGGCTATCGCGCGCTCAACGCCGACTTTCCGCACCAGACAACCGCAGATCAGTTTTTCGATCCCGATCAGTTCCAGGCGTACCGCAACCTCGGCCTCAGGAGCTGCGAGATCATGGCGACCGCGCTCGACCTCGAAGCAAACTTCGACAAGCCAACCGAACTGCTGAAGAAGTACGACGACTGGAAGCCGGGCGCGTCAGCAGACAGTTGA
- a CDS encoding DUF2147 domain-containing protein: protein MNTHRPIRIVAWAAVAAFTYLLAAAAPAAAAEPTAVGLWQRTDTGKPTGKPVVWVLMLDRGNNLYEGIVAKTFAQPGQPEIAVCEECEDDRKDQPVLGISLIRDMKRKGRVYENGNILDPRNGDVWKAMLTVSPDGQILTLRGYLMTPALGKDEDWFRLPDTAIAQLDPAIVAKFMPEQAAAAAAPVGAKPGTTAGKAKAAPALMQKGGMMAPPPAK from the coding sequence ATGAATACACATCGACCGATCCGTATCGTCGCATGGGCGGCTGTCGCCGCCTTTACCTACTTGCTCGCTGCGGCCGCGCCGGCCGCCGCGGCCGAACCGACCGCCGTCGGGCTCTGGCAACGCACTGATACCGGCAAGCCCACCGGCAAGCCGGTGGTCTGGGTGCTGATGCTGGATCGCGGCAACAATCTGTACGAAGGCATCGTCGCCAAGACCTTCGCCCAGCCCGGCCAGCCCGAAATCGCCGTTTGCGAGGAGTGCGAGGACGACCGCAAGGACCAGCCGGTGCTCGGCATCTCGCTGATCCGCGACATGAAGCGCAAGGGCCGGGTCTATGAGAACGGCAACATCCTCGACCCGCGCAACGGCGACGTCTGGAAGGCGATGCTCACCGTCAGCCCCGACGGCCAGATCCTGACGCTGCGCGGCTATCTGATGACGCCGGCGCTCGGCAAGGACGAGGACTGGTTCAGGCTGCCCGACACCGCGATCGCCCAGCTCGATCCCGCGATCGTCGCCAAGTTCATGCCGGAACAGGCCGCGGCCGCCGCCGCCCCGGTCGGCGCCAAGCCCGGCACCACCGCCGGCAAAGCGAAAGCCGCCCCCGCCCTGATGCAGAAGGGCGGCATGATGGCGCCCCCGCCGGCGAAGTAA
- a CDS encoding O-antigen ligase family protein yields MVSVVARSSRARQTLAQTRDWLIRMRAGEKLFILSMCLIYALHSIWLARTVLWFLVLPVMLITAAPYRNLLPIAKSGVFIASAVFLLLIIGTSALGGETPWPMLLRNLRYFAAVVAFVAIVAQLVRGDGDFLRLLFLVLAPVAALAAIRDVVSFTGLSLETLMTTRLQGVRGLTVYYNSNVIGMMFAMPCVGAAAVMASRRLRRWQFAMLAASVLILLGAVVLTGSRGSLIAATVGIGVSILSANWRLAAAIVALVAVAAAVTLLTPLAGELLQRRDSLRLTLWPIYFDMAMLKPWLGYGLAFDTQRMLPDGTMVMNGHNIFLCAAVRGGVFSALALFGIVLASLVSALRAWLRRREILGLALLAVCLTATTVDYEIIPTDLGYLYVLFWLPVGICLGAALAEAPRGLSGRHAGAAGTAADAAPTVTSHNRQPAGA; encoded by the coding sequence ATGGTATCCGTCGTCGCCCGATCGTCGCGCGCCCGGCAGACTCTGGCGCAGACCCGCGACTGGCTGATACGCATGCGGGCCGGCGAGAAGCTGTTCATCCTGTCGATGTGCCTGATCTATGCGCTGCACAGCATCTGGCTGGCGCGCACCGTCTTGTGGTTCCTGGTGCTGCCGGTGATGCTGATCACGGCGGCGCCGTATCGCAACCTGCTGCCGATCGCGAAATCGGGCGTGTTCATCGCTTCGGCGGTGTTTCTGTTGCTGATCATCGGCACCTCGGCGCTCGGCGGCGAGACCCCGTGGCCGATGCTGCTGCGAAACCTGCGCTACTTCGCGGCGGTCGTCGCCTTCGTGGCGATCGTCGCGCAATTGGTGCGCGGCGACGGCGATTTCCTGCGGCTGCTGTTCCTGGTGCTGGCGCCGGTGGCGGCGCTGGCGGCGATCCGCGACGTGGTATCGTTCACCGGTCTGTCGCTGGAGACGCTGATGACCACCCGGCTGCAGGGCGTCAGGGGGCTGACGGTCTACTACAACTCCAACGTCATCGGCATGATGTTCGCGATGCCCTGCGTCGGCGCGGCGGCGGTGATGGCGTCGCGCAGGTTACGGCGATGGCAGTTCGCGATGCTGGCGGCGTCGGTTCTGATCCTGCTCGGCGCCGTCGTGCTCACCGGCAGCCGCGGCTCGCTGATCGCCGCGACGGTCGGCATCGGCGTGTCGATCCTGTCGGCGAATTGGCGGCTGGCGGCGGCGATCGTGGCGCTGGTGGCGGTCGCGGCGGCGGTCACGCTGCTGACCCCGCTCGCCGGCGAGTTGCTGCAGCGGCGCGACAGCCTGCGATTGACGCTGTGGCCGATCTATTTCGACATGGCGATGCTGAAGCCGTGGCTCGGCTATGGTCTCGCTTTCGACACCCAGCGCATGCTGCCCGATGGCACCATGGTGATGAACGGACACAACATCTTTCTGTGCGCGGCGGTGAGGGGCGGCGTGTTCAGCGCGCTGGCGCTGTTCGGCATCGTGCTGGCCTCGTTGGTGAGCGCGCTGCGGGCGTGGTTGCGCCGCCGCGAGATCCTGGGGCTGGCGTTGCTGGCGGTCTGCCTCACCGCCACCACCGTCGACTACGAGATCATCCCGACCGACCTCGGCTATTTGTACGTTCTGTTCTGGCTTCCCGTCGGCATCTGCCTCGGCGCGGCGCTGGCCGAGGCGCCGCGCGGGCTTTCGGGCCGACACGCCGGTGCCGCGGGAACCGCTGCCGACGCGGCGCCGACCGTGACGTCACACAATCGCCAGCCGGCGGGTGCTTAG
- a CDS encoding glycosyltransferase family 4 protein, with the protein MAQPPDSQTPPPRQPWLWMDVSTSARARSGQMNGTLRVEHRIATALRERIGPQLGFCRYEPLRQDYVPVAAVPDLGAKPVAAAKPKAARATMLSSIKPLGKKLERAVRTSVRGAVAPLLQKMAGGEGLPPPGPAAGHEVLLLAGENWSRVDYAAVARMRRARGTRIAAVCQDFIPVVAPQFFADGEFVTQFEAYAQFLIRECDMVISISDSTSADVRAYAQRHGGLRGAIEVVHLGADLATPATARRPAALGDGQAQRFVLSVSTIQSRKNFDLLYHLWRRLTEQGTPRLPTLVIVGQPGFGSADLLWQIAHDPVTASSILHLPRAGDEELAWLYRNCAFTLYPSFYEGWGLPVSESLAFGKYCLASNTSSLPEAGAGLAGHLDPLDFAAWRDAVLDLIHSPEQLAGYEAAIRSNYRPVTWAQSAGRMVEVLRSVAAAPAGFTS; encoded by the coding sequence TTGGCGCAGCCCCCCGACAGCCAGACCCCGCCGCCGCGACAACCCTGGCTGTGGATGGACGTATCGACCAGCGCTCGCGCGCGCTCCGGCCAGATGAACGGCACGCTGCGGGTCGAGCACAGAATCGCCACCGCGTTGCGCGAACGGATCGGACCGCAGCTCGGATTTTGCCGCTACGAACCGCTGCGACAGGACTACGTGCCGGTTGCGGCGGTGCCCGATCTCGGCGCCAAGCCGGTCGCCGCGGCGAAGCCGAAGGCGGCGCGTGCCACGATGCTGTCGTCGATCAAGCCGCTCGGCAAGAAACTCGAACGCGCGGTTCGTACTTCGGTGCGTGGCGCTGTCGCGCCGCTGCTGCAGAAAATGGCCGGCGGCGAGGGGCTGCCGCCGCCCGGCCCGGCTGCGGGCCACGAGGTGCTGCTGCTCGCCGGCGAGAACTGGTCGCGGGTCGACTACGCAGCGGTGGCGCGGATGCGCCGCGCGCGCGGAACCCGGATCGCGGCGGTGTGCCAGGACTTCATCCCGGTGGTCGCGCCGCAATTCTTCGCCGACGGCGAGTTCGTCACGCAGTTCGAGGCCTATGCGCAGTTCCTGATCCGCGAATGCGACATGGTGATTTCGATTTCCGACTCCACCAGCGCCGACGTGCGCGCCTATGCGCAGCGCCATGGCGGGTTGCGCGGCGCGATCGAGGTGGTGCATCTGGGCGCCGATCTGGCGACGCCGGCGACCGCGCGCCGGCCCGCTGCGCTCGGCGACGGGCAGGCGCAGCGCTTCGTGCTCAGCGTCTCGACCATCCAGTCGCGCAAGAATTTCGATCTGCTGTATCACTTGTGGCGGCGCTTGACCGAGCAGGGCACGCCTCGTCTGCCGACGCTGGTGATCGTCGGGCAGCCCGGCTTCGGCAGTGCCGACCTGCTGTGGCAGATCGCGCATGATCCGGTCACCGCGTCGTCGATCCTGCATCTGCCTCGCGCTGGCGACGAGGAACTGGCGTGGCTGTACCGGAACTGCGCGTTTACGCTGTATCCCTCGTTCTACGAGGGCTGGGGACTGCCGGTGTCGGAGAGCCTCGCCTTCGGCAAGTACTGTCTCGCATCGAACACGTCGTCACTGCCGGAAGCCGGCGCCGGCCTCGCGGGGCACCTCGATCCGCTGGATTTCGCAGCCTGGCGCGATGCGGTGCTTGACCTGATCCATTCCCCTGAGCAACTTGCCGGATACGAAGCCGCGATCCGGTCGAACTATCGCCCGGTAACCTGGGCGCAATCCGCCGGCCGGATGGTGGAGGTGCTGCGCAGCGTAGCGGCTGCCCCTGCCGGTTTCACGAGCTAG
- a CDS encoding glycosyltransferase — MRTTVSPHRPPQVSVILPVRDGQRWLREAVDSVLAQTLSDLELLVIDDGSTDATPAILDEARARDPRVVVLRQSREGLVAALNLGLARARAPLIARLDADDIALPERLARQRDYLQAHPDVVLLGGWAEIIDAQGASSGRQMRPSPDGLRETLTKKSPFIHPTVMFRTDAARRIGGYRAAFEAGEDYDFWLRLADIGAIAILPEVLIRYREHGGSVTRTRELRQIYSARLAKLASAARSHGGPDPSAILTAPPDWHDDDPGNFERDSSRLFRMLELADPSLARTAPASAIDLAAITSQRSTLTAGERKFAQAALLNLLRERRDLPVSRARLIALLLWLGPAKAMKKLIRTK, encoded by the coding sequence GTGAGGACGACAGTGTCGCCGCATCGGCCGCCACAAGTCTCGGTGATCCTGCCGGTTCGCGACGGCCAGCGCTGGCTGCGCGAGGCGGTCGACAGCGTGCTGGCGCAGACCTTGTCCGATCTCGAACTCCTGGTGATCGACGACGGCTCGACCGACGCGACGCCGGCGATCCTCGATGAAGCGCGCGCCCGCGATCCGCGTGTCGTCGTGCTGCGGCAGAGCCGCGAGGGGCTGGTCGCGGCGCTCAATCTGGGCCTGGCGCGGGCCCGCGCGCCGCTGATCGCGCGACTCGACGCCGACGACATCGCGCTGCCGGAGCGGCTCGCGCGGCAGCGCGACTATCTGCAGGCGCACCCGGACGTCGTGCTGCTCGGCGGCTGGGCCGAGATCATCGACGCCCAGGGCGCATCGTCCGGCCGCCAGATGCGGCCGAGCCCGGACGGCCTGCGCGAGACGCTGACCAAGAAGAGCCCGTTCATCCATCCGACGGTGATGTTCCGCACAGACGCCGCGCGGCGCATCGGCGGCTATCGCGCCGCCTTCGAGGCCGGCGAGGATTATGATTTCTGGCTGCGCCTCGCCGATATCGGCGCCATCGCCATCCTGCCCGAGGTGCTGATCCGCTATCGCGAGCACGGCGGCAGCGTTACACGCACCCGCGAGTTGCGGCAGATCTATTCCGCCCGCCTCGCCAAGCTCGCCAGCGCCGCCCGCAGCCACGGCGGCCCCGATCCCTCGGCGATCTTGACCGCGCCGCCCGACTGGCACGATGACGATCCCGGCAATTTCGAGCGCGACAGCTCGCGGCTGTTCCGGATGCTAGAACTCGCCGACCCCTCGCTGGCGCGCACGGCGCCAGCGTCCGCGATCGACCTCGCTGCGATCACCTCGCAGCGATCCACGCTGACCGCCGGCGAACGGAAGTTCGCGCAAGCCGCATTGCTGAACCTGCTGCGCGAGCGCCGCGACCTCCCGGTCTCCCGCGCCAGGCTGATCGCCCTGCTGCTATGGCTGGGACCGGCGAAGGCGATGAAGAAGCTGATACGGACGAAGTAA
- a CDS encoding NAD(P)/FAD-dependent oxidoreductase, translating to MTETIKTDVLIVGAGPCGLFAVFELGLLDIKTHLVDILDKVGGQCAELYPEKPIYDIPGVPMITGHGLTEALMEQIKPFNPTIHLNEMIESVEKIGDPEFRVTTNAGTVFECKVLVVAAGGGSFQPKRPPVPGVEAYEGKSVHYAVRKMEEFRGKDIVIVGGGDSALDWTLNLNPICKSMTLVHRRDDFRGAPHSVEQMRQLVASGKLDLKIGQITELQGEDGQLSGATIKLNGNSIAQIKCDAMLPFFGLTMKLGPVANWGLQLENNLIPVDTGTFETNVPGIFAIGDINTYPGKLKLILSGFHEGALMAQKAVKYVYPDKRVVFQYTTSSTNLQKKLGVN from the coding sequence ATGACCGAAACGATCAAAACCGATGTGCTGATTGTCGGCGCGGGTCCGTGCGGACTATTCGCCGTGTTCGAACTGGGCCTGCTCGATATCAAGACTCACCTCGTCGACATTCTCGACAAGGTCGGCGGCCAGTGCGCCGAGCTGTATCCGGAAAAGCCGATCTACGACATTCCCGGCGTTCCGATGATCACGGGCCACGGCCTGACCGAAGCGCTGATGGAGCAGATCAAGCCGTTCAATCCGACCATCCATCTCAACGAGATGATCGAAAGCGTCGAGAAGATCGGCGACCCGGAGTTCCGCGTCACCACCAATGCCGGCACGGTGTTCGAGTGCAAGGTGCTGGTCGTCGCCGCGGGCGGCGGTTCGTTCCAGCCGAAGCGGCCGCCGGTGCCGGGCGTCGAAGCCTATGAAGGCAAGTCGGTGCACTACGCGGTGCGCAAGATGGAAGAGTTCCGCGGCAAGGACATCGTCATCGTCGGTGGCGGCGATAGCGCGCTGGACTGGACGCTGAACCTCAACCCGATCTGCAAGAGCATGACGCTGGTGCATCGCCGCGACGATTTTCGCGGCGCGCCGCACTCGGTCGAGCAGATGCGCCAGCTGGTCGCGAGCGGCAAGCTCGATCTCAAGATCGGCCAGATCACCGAACTGCAGGGCGAGGACGGCCAGCTCTCGGGCGCCACCATCAAGCTCAACGGCAACAGCATCGCGCAGATCAAGTGCGATGCGATGCTGCCGTTCTTCGGGCTGACGATGAAGCTCGGCCCGGTGGCGAATTGGGGCCTGCAGCTCGAGAACAATCTGATCCCGGTCGACACCGGCACGTTCGAGACCAACGTCCCCGGCATCTTCGCGATCGGCGACATCAACACCTATCCGGGCAAGCTGAAGCTGATCCTGTCGGGCTTCCACGAGGGCGCGCTGATGGCGCAGAAGGCGGTGAAATACGTCTATCCCGACAAGCGCGTCGTGTTCCAGTACACCACCTCGTCGACCAATCTGCAGAAGAAGCTCGGCGTGAACTGA
- a CDS encoding acyl-CoA thioesterase: MSARSRDHAVPLLEDFPYRLSDNVRFADLDPNNHVNNAVYASYFETGRVTLMKQPSHGLIPEGLSWVLVRLDIHFRSELHWPGTIELGIGLVKLGRTSTHFDQVVFSEGVCVASARAVTVLVDATSRKPTPLPDQLIANLAPWWLRGVDHAERTPRA, encoded by the coding sequence TTGTCTGCACGATCCCGCGACCACGCTGTGCCTCTGCTGGAGGACTTCCCCTACCGACTTTCGGACAATGTCCGGTTCGCCGACCTCGATCCGAACAACCACGTCAACAACGCGGTCTATGCCAGCTATTTCGAGACCGGCCGGGTCACGCTGATGAAGCAGCCGTCGCACGGGCTGATCCCGGAGGGGCTGTCCTGGGTGCTGGTGCGGCTCGATATCCACTTCCGCAGCGAGTTGCACTGGCCGGGAACCATCGAGCTCGGCATCGGCCTGGTCAAGCTCGGCCGGACCTCGACGCATTTCGATCAGGTGGTGTTTTCAGAGGGCGTCTGCGTCGCCTCGGCACGCGCCGTGACCGTGCTGGTCGACGCAACCAGCCGCAAGCCGACGCCGTTGCCCGATCAATTGATCGCCAACCTGGCGCCGTGGTGGCTGCGCGGCGTCGATCACGCAGAGCGGACGCCGCGGGCGTGA
- a CDS encoding 2Fe-2S iron-sulfur cluster-binding protein, with product MAKIHFVDHSGETRIVDVENGATVMEAAIRNAIPGIEAECGGACACATCHVYVDEAWREKVGGPSPMEEDMLDFGYDVRPNSRLSCQIKVSDELDGLVISTPDRQA from the coding sequence ATGGCCAAGATTCACTTTGTTGATCACTCCGGAGAGACCCGCATCGTCGACGTCGAGAACGGCGCGACCGTGATGGAAGCGGCGATCCGCAACGCCATCCCCGGCATCGAGGCCGAATGCGGCGGCGCCTGCGCCTGCGCGACCTGCCACGTCTATGTCGACGAGGCCTGGCGCGAGAAGGTCGGCGGCCCCTCGCCGATGGAAGAGGACATGCTCGACTTCGGCTACGACGTGCGCCCGAACTCGCGGCTGTCGTGCCAGATCAAGGTCTCGGACGAACTCGACGGCCTGGTGATCTCGACCCCGGATCGTCAGGCGTAA
- a CDS encoding Hpt domain-containing protein: MASPPLVPDSGAIDEAHLARMTLGDKSLAREVLTMFSAQASRLAAVLSSWPADAAALAHTLKGSARAIGAFAVADAAEEFEDALRRGNDAPERLAALDAAVDHARRAIGELLER; the protein is encoded by the coding sequence ATGGCGTCGCCACCGTTGGTGCCGGATTCCGGGGCGATCGATGAGGCCCATTTGGCGCGGATGACGCTTGGGGATAAGTCGCTCGCGCGCGAGGTTCTGACGATGTTCTCGGCGCAGGCGTCCCGCCTGGCGGCGGTGCTGTCGTCCTGGCCGGCGGACGCGGCGGCGCTGGCGCATACGCTGAAAGGCTCGGCGCGGGCGATCGGGGCATTCGCGGTGGCGGATGCGGCCGAGGAATTCGAGGATGCGCTGCGGCGCGGCAACGACGCCCCCGAGCGGCTCGCGGCGCTCGACGCCGCGGTCGATCACGCCCGGCGCGCGATCGGCGAACTGCTGGAGCGCTGA